In Luteolibacter arcticus, a genomic segment contains:
- a CDS encoding peptidylprolyl isomerase yields the protein MKRRLILALALFAPFAFAQEEAKKEEAKPAEAAKTEEIKDIKIKITTTKGDIEATIFASKVPVTAANFLSLAKRGYYNGIAFHRVIENFMVQGGDPTESGRGGPGYKFADEFHPDLKHTKPGIFSMANAGPGTNGSQFFITMAPTPFLDNRHSVFGEVTKGQDVVGKIMGKVDTKEPGGKVDPAGKGDKIEKIEILDSTDALFAAQKAKIDEWDGKLKAMGK from the coding sequence ATGAAACGACGACTGATTCTCGCCCTCGCCCTGTTCGCTCCCTTCGCCTTCGCGCAGGAGGAAGCCAAGAAGGAAGAAGCGAAGCCCGCCGAAGCCGCCAAGACCGAGGAAATCAAGGACATCAAGATCAAGATAACCACCACCAAGGGCGATATCGAAGCCACCATCTTCGCCTCCAAGGTGCCGGTGACCGCTGCCAACTTCCTCAGCCTCGCCAAGCGCGGCTACTACAACGGCATCGCCTTCCACCGCGTCATCGAAAACTTCATGGTCCAAGGCGGCGACCCGACCGAGTCCGGCCGCGGCGGCCCGGGCTACAAGTTCGCCGATGAGTTCCATCCCGACCTCAAGCACACCAAGCCGGGCATCTTCTCGATGGCCAATGCCGGCCCGGGCACCAACGGCTCGCAGTTCTTCATCACCATGGCCCCCACTCCCTTCCTCGACAACCGCCACTCGGTCTTCGGCGAAGTCACCAAGGGTCAGGACGTGGTCGGCAAGATCATGGGCAAGGTCGACACCAAGGAGCCCGGCGGCAAGGTCGATCCCGCCGGTAAGGGCGACAAGATCGAGAAGATCGAGATCCTCGACTCCACCGACGCTCTCTTCGCCGCTCAGAAGGCCAAGATCGACGAGTGGGATGGCAAGCTGAAGGCGATGGGCAAGTAA
- a CDS encoding VWA domain-containing protein has product MTLAQPAWLLLLLLIPLFAIGAVLTARLRRKQWAAFAAPRLRPKLLRRSSPLPRWLAFSFLLTAVVLLALGLARPQTSKGLETETTKGRNVLLALDLSRSMLVNDLKPDRLTQAKTLCYDLMDALPGDRIGVIAFAGEPYLVAPLTPDHSAARETIDQLDTGYIPVGGTNLEGTLEMAIKTLKETGQKENALIIMTDGDETTGRMMRLAAEAKRSGIYVFTIGMGTELGDFVPDKDFPDGRHRDRAGNPVRSALNAEPLKRMALETGGRFAAATSATSIPEMVKLAISDMEQFEIAGRERFVPIEYFQWFVLPGILMLMASVIAGTRWRGLGPASATATAALVLLFPQPAKAGVEDDARRALAEGRHEEAVTYFKGLAMAEKDPERIARYRLAEGNAAYLQGELESARSAFSAALKSDDPKVRAAAHHGMGSVLFGGGWKRLSRDAAYPNVNPKEDEEKPDAFGRIADSILGLSKDEKKPEAGKPVDPMETFDTMVRENLSEWMQSEAPENGESAGFDKFNSVISDWIDGVKHFDSALRYDSSLENARHNRTLTVKYLKKLREILEEVEENAQQLQPMPSPGEGEGQGDQPQPEGEGGEGDQEGEGKGDQEREGEGGDKSDKKNKGEGGDRPKDGKGDKEGDKKNGGSKPKEGETPEDAARRILRENADFEKGALNPGRLEYRQPEKDW; this is encoded by the coding sequence ATGACGCTCGCCCAACCCGCCTGGCTCCTGTTGCTGCTACTGATCCCGCTGTTCGCGATCGGAGCGGTGCTGACCGCGCGCCTGCGTCGCAAGCAGTGGGCCGCCTTTGCCGCACCGCGCCTGCGCCCGAAGCTGCTGCGCCGGTCGAGCCCGCTGCCGCGCTGGCTCGCGTTCTCCTTCTTGCTGACGGCAGTGGTGCTGCTGGCGCTCGGCCTGGCGCGGCCGCAGACCAGCAAGGGTCTCGAAACCGAAACCACCAAGGGCCGCAACGTCCTGCTCGCGCTCGACCTTTCCCGAAGCATGCTGGTGAATGACCTCAAGCCAGACCGGCTGACCCAGGCAAAGACCCTCTGCTATGACCTGATGGATGCCTTGCCGGGAGATCGCATCGGCGTGATCGCCTTCGCCGGGGAACCCTACCTGGTCGCCCCACTCACCCCGGATCATTCGGCGGCGCGAGAAACCATCGACCAGCTCGACACCGGCTACATCCCGGTGGGCGGCACGAATCTCGAAGGCACCCTCGAAATGGCGATCAAGACGCTGAAGGAGACCGGCCAGAAGGAGAACGCGTTGATCATCATGACCGACGGCGATGAAACCACCGGGCGGATGATGCGGCTGGCGGCAGAGGCGAAGCGCTCCGGCATCTACGTTTTCACCATCGGCATGGGCACCGAACTCGGCGACTTCGTCCCGGACAAGGACTTCCCCGACGGCCGCCACCGCGATCGTGCGGGCAATCCGGTGCGCAGCGCCTTGAATGCCGAGCCGCTGAAGCGGATGGCCTTGGAAACAGGCGGACGCTTTGCCGCCGCCACCTCCGCCACCAGCATCCCGGAGATGGTGAAGCTGGCGATTTCCGACATGGAGCAATTCGAGATCGCCGGCCGCGAACGGTTCGTGCCCATCGAGTACTTCCAGTGGTTCGTGCTGCCGGGCATCCTGATGCTGATGGCCTCGGTCATCGCGGGCACCCGCTGGCGGGGACTCGGCCCGGCCAGTGCGACCGCCACCGCGGCGCTGGTGCTTCTGTTCCCGCAGCCTGCCAAGGCCGGGGTGGAGGACGACGCCCGCCGCGCGCTCGCAGAAGGCCGGCATGAGGAAGCGGTGACCTATTTCAAGGGCCTCGCCATGGCCGAGAAGGATCCGGAACGGATCGCCCGCTACCGTCTGGCAGAGGGAAATGCCGCTTATCTCCAGGGCGAGCTTGAGTCCGCCCGCAGTGCGTTCAGTGCCGCGTTGAAGTCCGATGATCCGAAGGTCCGCGCCGCCGCCCATCATGGCATGGGCAGCGTCCTCTTTGGCGGCGGCTGGAAACGGCTATCGCGGGACGCCGCCTATCCGAACGTGAACCCCAAGGAAGATGAGGAGAAGCCGGACGCCTTCGGGCGCATCGCGGACTCCATCCTCGGCTTGTCGAAGGACGAGAAGAAGCCGGAAGCCGGCAAGCCGGTGGATCCCATGGAGACCTTCGACACGATGGTCCGCGAGAACCTCTCCGAATGGATGCAAAGCGAGGCCCCCGAAAATGGCGAAAGCGCCGGCTTCGATAAATTCAACTCCGTGATCAGCGACTGGATCGATGGCGTGAAGCACTTCGACTCCGCGTTGCGCTACGATTCGTCGCTCGAAAATGCGCGCCACAATCGCACGCTGACCGTGAAGTATCTCAAGAAGCTGCGCGAGATCCTCGAAGAGGTCGAGGAGAACGCCCAGCAGCTCCAGCCGATGCCCTCTCCCGGCGAGGGGGAAGGCCAAGGCGACCAGCCTCAGCCTGAAGGCGAAGGAGGCGAAGGCGACCAGGAAGGCGAAGGCAAGGGCGATCAGGAGCGCGAAGGCGAGGGCGGCGACAAGAGCGACAAGAAGAACAAAGGCGAAGGCGGCGACCGCCCCAAAGACGGCAAGGGTGACAAGGAAGGCGACAAGAAGAACGGCGGCAGCAAGCCCAAGGAAGGCGAGACCCCGGAGGACGCCGCCCGCCGCATCTTGCGTGAGAATGCTGATTTCGAGAAGGGCGCGCTCAATCCGGGCCGCTTGGAGTACCGTCAGCCCGAAAAGGACTGGTAA
- a CDS encoding VWA domain-containing protein has protein sequence MTEFLEHFRFAQSQWLLLLIPCLLLFILRRGRGAEAALTFSTLSVLVSLGAKVRRTAFSFGMPLAILALIPAILAMARPVWRNEYQSKTASGIDIVIAFDVSLSMSIDDFYTPDGRPLQRLDAAKAVVHKFIEGRKDDRIGMVIFSGRPYSVSPITLDHDWLLQSFRQVDLNILKEMGTAIGSAIAAASTRLESRDAKSKIIVLLTDGASNSGKISPIEAAENAKKLGIKIYTIAIGTEEGRVERHIQRFARQEFDLPTLKKIATLTKGEHYWAQNVAELEGTFKSIDELEKSETVSRTVIEDTELFPWFIGAAVIASLSAAFVLALNPPPAP, from the coding sequence ATGACGGAATTCCTCGAACATTTCCGCTTCGCCCAGTCGCAGTGGCTGCTGCTGCTGATCCCCTGCCTGCTGCTATTCATCCTGCGGCGCGGCCGCGGGGCGGAGGCGGCCCTGACCTTTTCCACACTGTCGGTGCTGGTCAGTCTCGGGGCGAAGGTCCGCCGCACCGCATTCTCCTTCGGCATGCCCTTGGCCATCCTCGCACTGATACCGGCGATCCTCGCGATGGCCCGCCCGGTGTGGCGCAACGAGTATCAGAGCAAAACCGCCAGCGGCATCGACATCGTGATCGCCTTCGACGTGTCGCTGTCGATGAGCATCGATGACTTCTACACGCCCGACGGCCGGCCCTTGCAGCGGCTGGATGCGGCGAAAGCGGTGGTTCACAAGTTCATCGAAGGCCGCAAGGACGACCGCATTGGCATGGTGATCTTCTCCGGCCGTCCCTACTCGGTCAGCCCCATCACCCTCGATCACGATTGGCTGCTCCAGAGCTTCCGGCAGGTGGACCTGAACATCCTCAAGGAAATGGGCACCGCCATCGGCTCGGCGATCGCGGCCGCATCGACGCGGTTGGAATCGCGGGATGCCAAGAGCAAGATCATCGTCCTGCTGACCGACGGAGCCTCGAATTCCGGCAAGATCTCCCCCATCGAGGCCGCGGAGAATGCCAAGAAGCTCGGCATCAAGATTTACACCATCGCCATCGGCACCGAGGAGGGCCGGGTCGAACGCCACATTCAGCGCTTCGCCCGCCAGGAGTTCGACCTGCCGACCCTGAAGAAGATCGCCACCTTGACCAAGGGCGAGCACTACTGGGCCCAGAATGTCGCGGAATTGGAAGGCACCTTCAAAAGCATCGACGAGCTTGAGAAGTCCGAAACGGTGTCCCGCACGGTCATCGAAGACACCGAACTGTTTCCGTGGTTCATTGGGGCTGCGGTGATTGCCTCCCTGTCCGCCGCCTTCGTGTTGGCCCTCAATCCGCCTCCCGCGCCATGA
- a CDS encoding DUF58 domain-containing protein: protein MTHDEHIEEVMSRVRKLELKARRLVRETFAGEYQSSFRGQGLDFDDFREYAHGDEIRFIDWNVTARMGTPYIRKFREERELAVILAVDVSGSAEFGSVHFSKREAAAEAAAILGFSAVGNGDKVGLLLFAHEPILFVPPAKGTRHVLRIVREILMAEPDKPGTSIQSACDFLIRTLRRKAFVFMISDFFDDPIDKPLGKVARKHETIALQVNDPLEMTLPKAGRVVFTDPETGWEALVNTNNANLRMGYEKLMRRQMEGIRAICKKNGIDHAQISTDRERLGDLHRLLKKRASKRAR from the coding sequence ATGACCCACGACGAGCACATCGAGGAAGTGATGAGCCGGGTCCGCAAGCTCGAGCTCAAGGCCCGGCGACTGGTGAGGGAGACCTTTGCCGGCGAATACCAATCGTCCTTCCGCGGCCAAGGCCTCGATTTCGATGACTTCCGCGAGTACGCGCACGGCGATGAGATCCGCTTCATCGACTGGAATGTCACCGCGCGGATGGGCACGCCCTACATCCGGAAGTTCCGCGAAGAGCGAGAGCTGGCGGTGATCCTGGCAGTGGATGTCTCGGGTTCCGCCGAGTTTGGCAGCGTTCACTTTTCAAAGCGCGAGGCAGCGGCGGAAGCGGCGGCGATCCTCGGCTTCAGCGCCGTGGGCAATGGCGACAAGGTCGGCCTTCTGCTATTCGCGCACGAGCCGATCCTGTTCGTCCCCCCGGCGAAAGGAACCCGCCACGTGCTGCGGATCGTGCGCGAGATCCTGATGGCGGAGCCCGACAAGCCGGGCACCTCGATCCAATCCGCCTGCGATTTCCTGATCCGCACCCTGCGGCGGAAAGCCTTCGTGTTCATGATCTCGGACTTCTTCGATGATCCGATCGACAAGCCGCTCGGCAAGGTGGCGCGCAAGCACGAGACGATCGCCCTGCAGGTGAATGACCCGCTGGAAATGACCCTGCCGAAAGCCGGCCGGGTCGTATTCACCGATCCCGAAACCGGCTGGGAGGCGCTGGTCAATACCAACAACGCCAACCTGCGCATGGGCTACGAAAAGCTGATGCGCCGCCAGATGGAAGGCATCCGCGCGATCTGCAAGAAGAACGGCATCGACCACGCGCAGATCTCGACCGACCGCGAACGGCTCGGCGATCTTCACCGGCTCTTGAAAAAACGCGCAAGCAAGCGCGCCCGCTGA
- a CDS encoding AAA family ATPase, whose product MTTEELQDRIAATSGWITAVKEEMGRVLVGQDRLVDRLVVGLICNGHILLEGVPGLAKTLAVKALSGSLDASFARFQFTPDLLPADLLGTMVYNPQEAKFSPKLGPIFNNLILADEINRAPAKVQSALLEAMQEKQVTLADTTYKLPEPFLVLATQNPIDQEGTYQLPEAQLDRFLLKVSVGYPTKDEELQVLDRMATSAPPYQTRTVASPAQVAESRSHVNQIYIDPAVREYIVDVIRATRFPAKIDGGLKHLIRAGASPRGTINLALTARARAFSAGRAYVTPQDVKDMAHDVLRHRILLSYEAEAEEVTTDQILDRVLAKVPVP is encoded by the coding sequence ATGACGACTGAAGAACTGCAGGACCGGATCGCCGCCACCAGTGGCTGGATTACCGCCGTAAAAGAGGAAATGGGCCGCGTGCTGGTCGGCCAGGACCGGCTGGTGGACCGGTTGGTCGTCGGGCTGATATGCAATGGCCACATTTTGTTAGAAGGCGTCCCCGGCCTGGCGAAAACCCTGGCGGTGAAGGCGCTCTCTGGGTCGCTCGATGCGAGTTTCGCCCGCTTCCAGTTCACCCCGGACCTGTTGCCGGCCGACTTGCTCGGCACCATGGTCTATAACCCGCAGGAGGCGAAGTTCTCGCCGAAGCTGGGGCCGATTTTCAATAACCTGATCCTCGCCGACGAAATCAACCGCGCCCCGGCCAAGGTCCAGTCCGCCTTGCTTGAGGCGATGCAGGAAAAGCAGGTCACCCTCGCGGACACGACTTACAAGCTGCCCGAGCCATTCCTGGTGCTGGCAACGCAGAACCCGATCGACCAGGAGGGCACCTATCAGCTTCCGGAAGCCCAGCTCGACCGCTTCCTGCTCAAGGTGAGCGTCGGCTATCCGACCAAGGACGAGGAACTCCAGGTTCTCGACCGCATGGCGACCTCCGCCCCGCCCTACCAGACTCGCACCGTGGCCAGCCCGGCACAGGTCGCCGAGTCCCGCTCGCACGTGAACCAGATCTACATCGATCCCGCGGTGCGCGAATACATCGTCGATGTGATCCGCGCGACCCGCTTCCCGGCCAAGATTGACGGCGGGCTGAAGCATCTGATCCGCGCTGGCGCCTCGCCGCGTGGCACGATCAATCTCGCCCTGACCGCCCGCGCCCGCGCCTTCAGCGCCGGCCGCGCCTACGTGACGCCCCAAGACGTGAAAGACATGGCCCACGACGTCCTGCGCCACCGCATCCTGCTCAGCTACGAGGCGGAAGCCGAGGAAGTGACCACGGACCAAATCCTCGATCGCGTCCTCGCGAAGGTGCCGGTGCCCTGA
- the yjjJ gene encoding type II toxin-antitoxin system HipA family toxin YjjJ → MARPPRLPAKDLFSRLQTTGPVSAAELAADFRVDRSTITRTLGDFGSHVASFGATRRTRYALRRKVRETDTTFPLYQIDAAGRAERRGTVEAYHGAWRIQWEDTPPAWIGHFSDSEGLSDGLPGFVRELTPRGFLGGALATRLASGLQMSADPGRWSDDDLVVFLHAAGEEGPGDWILGDACLRRALALQMQPTPESTLAPHQAMTRYPELAARTMTEPMPGGWLGGEQPKFLATLEESGVERRQVLVKFSPPVSQGTGRRWADLLAMEWHALELLAEAGLAEKAQRLIDAGGRRFLELSRFDRTTNGGRRGTISLATLHGGHSGDWATRVADLERYGLCESPATERVRRLQAFGELIGNTDMHAGNLAFRMTDSLPFVLAPAYDMLPMLWAPGPQGELMDRAFAPQPPVPAAAEAWREMLLLAREFWSRVIADQRVSREFAATARMAGEVLTRLHERFG, encoded by the coding sequence ATGGCTCGCCCCCCACGATTGCCCGCGAAAGACCTGTTTTCACGCCTCCAGACCACCGGCCCGGTCTCAGCCGCCGAGTTGGCGGCCGATTTCCGGGTAGATCGGTCCACCATCACCCGGACCCTCGGCGACTTCGGGAGCCACGTGGCGAGCTTCGGCGCCACCCGCCGGACTCGCTATGCGCTCCGCCGGAAAGTGAGGGAAACGGACACCACTTTTCCACTCTATCAAATCGACGCGGCGGGCCGCGCCGAGCGACGCGGGACGGTTGAGGCCTATCACGGGGCGTGGCGAATCCAGTGGGAAGACACCCCGCCGGCATGGATCGGACACTTCTCCGACTCTGAGGGATTATCGGACGGACTACCGGGTTTCGTGCGCGAATTGACCCCGCGGGGATTTCTCGGTGGGGCGTTGGCGACGCGGCTGGCGAGTGGCCTCCAGATGTCAGCGGACCCCGGTCGCTGGAGCGACGATGACCTGGTGGTTTTTCTCCACGCCGCCGGTGAGGAAGGACCGGGCGACTGGATCCTCGGGGACGCCTGCCTGCGCCGGGCGCTGGCCTTGCAGATGCAGCCCACCCCAGAATCGACGCTGGCGCCGCACCAGGCCATGACCCGCTATCCGGAATTGGCGGCGCGCACGATGACGGAGCCGATGCCCGGCGGCTGGCTCGGCGGTGAGCAGCCGAAATTTCTGGCGACCTTGGAGGAATCCGGCGTCGAGCGGCGGCAGGTGCTGGTGAAATTTTCCCCGCCAGTCAGCCAAGGGACCGGCCGGCGCTGGGCAGACCTGCTGGCCATGGAGTGGCACGCGCTGGAACTGCTCGCGGAGGCGGGACTCGCGGAGAAAGCGCAGCGCCTGATCGATGCCGGCGGCCGGAGATTCCTTGAATTGTCTCGCTTCGACCGCACGACGAACGGCGGCCGCCGGGGAACCATCTCGCTGGCGACCTTGCACGGAGGACATTCCGGAGATTGGGCGACGCGGGTCGCGGATTTAGAGCGCTACGGCCTATGTGAGTCCCCCGCCACAGAGCGGGTGCGCCGCCTGCAGGCCTTCGGCGAGCTGATCGGCAACACCGACATGCACGCGGGCAATCTGGCCTTCCGGATGACCGACTCCCTCCCCTTCGTGCTGGCACCCGCTTATGACATGCTGCCGATGCTTTGGGCCCCGGGGCCGCAGGGCGAACTGATGGATCGAGCTTTCGCCCCGCAGCCGCCGGTGCCGGCCGCGGCGGAGGCATGGCGGGAGATGCTTTTGCTGGCGCGGGAGTTCTGGAGCCGGGTGATCGCCGACCAACGGGTTTCGCGAGAATTCGCGGCCACGGCGCGGATGGCCGGCGAAGTGCTGACACGCTTGCACGAGAGGTTCGGTTGA